A window of Zingiber officinale cultivar Zhangliang chromosome 5A, Zo_v1.1, whole genome shotgun sequence contains these coding sequences:
- the LOC121982945 gene encoding NEP1-interacting protein 1-like isoform X3, producing MSPSYYPHHLMASLSSSPSSSSSSSSEGRESFGFRCMASELFARVFSVVFTCIFAIVGSLVGAVTGALIGLATESGFLRGSGVGAISGAVFSIEVIDSSLDLWNSRDSGIWSLLYLQLDIISSLFNGRLVREKVGPAVQSAVQSQMNALGLPFMETLDLYDAGANAKGLSVDEVEKLPKSKVTARDELDASGEKTSCSVCLQFV from the exons ATGTCACCTTCCTACTACCCTCACCACCTCATGGcgtccctctcttcttctccttcttcttcttcttcttcttcatcagagGGAAGAGAGAGTTTTGGATTCAGATGCATGGCCTCAGAGCTGTTTGCTAGAGTGTTCTCTGTGGTTTTCACTTGCATCTTCGCAATCG TTGGTTCACTGGTAGGAGCCGTCACCGGCGCTCTCATAGGCCTTGCCACTGAGAGTGGTTTCCTCAGAGGATCCGGAGTCGGAGCCATTTCCGGCGCCGTCTTCTCCATCGAAGTCATCGATTCGTCTCTCGATCTATGGAACTCCAGGGATTCTGGCATTTGGAGCCTTCTCTACCTG CAGCTCGACATAATCTCTAGCCTATTCAATGGACGACTGGTCAGGGAGAAGGTTGGGCCAGCAGTGCAGAGTGCAGTCCAGAGTCAG ATGAATGCACTCGGTCTGCCTTTCATGGAAACTCTTGATCTTTATGATGCCGGTGCCAACGCCAAGGGCTTGTCCGTTGATGAAGTCGAGAAGCTGCCAAAGTCCAAAGTCACTGCAAG